From the Leifsonia sp. AG29 genome, one window contains:
- a CDS encoding ABC transporter ATP-binding protein, with protein sequence MKLELRGITKRFGALVANDHIDLTVEPGEIHCLLGENGAGKSTLMNVLYGFYQADEGEILLDDEVQRFSGPGDAMKAGIGMVHQHFMLIPVFTVAENVMLGHEQTKFGGRLDLAAARAQVREISARFGFHVDPDALVEDLPVGVQQRVEIIKALSQNAKVLVFDEPTAVLTPQETDELMGMMRQLKEQGTAIIFITHKLREVREVADRITVIRLGKVVGEAEPTATNAELASMMVGRAVSLQVEKAPAEPGEAALVVKDLSVIDPIGQRVVNRVSFEVRAGEILAIAGVQGNGQTELTEAIIGLQPRVEGQILLDGAPIQGRSVRKVLDAGVGFVPEDRNEDGLVGEFTIQENLMLDRSTDAPFVKSGNIQFSYLKDFAEEKVREFDVRTQSIDTKVGRLSGGNAQKVVLARELSRELRLFVAAQPTRGLDVGSIEFVHKRIVETRDAGVPVIVVSTELDEVAALADRIAVMYRGGIVGIVPGDTSRDVLGLMMAGETPDQAGAAA encoded by the coding sequence ATGAAGCTCGAACTCCGCGGCATCACCAAACGGTTCGGTGCCCTGGTCGCCAACGACCACATCGATCTCACGGTCGAACCCGGCGAGATCCACTGCCTGCTCGGCGAGAACGGCGCGGGCAAGTCCACGCTGATGAACGTCCTCTACGGCTTCTACCAGGCCGACGAGGGCGAGATCCTCCTCGACGACGAGGTCCAGCGCTTCTCCGGCCCCGGCGATGCCATGAAGGCCGGCATCGGCATGGTGCACCAGCACTTCATGCTGATCCCCGTCTTCACCGTCGCCGAGAACGTCATGCTCGGCCACGAGCAGACGAAGTTCGGCGGCCGCCTCGACCTGGCCGCGGCGCGGGCGCAGGTGCGCGAGATCTCGGCGCGGTTCGGATTCCACGTCGACCCCGACGCGCTCGTCGAGGATCTGCCCGTCGGTGTGCAGCAGCGCGTGGAGATCATCAAGGCGCTCTCGCAGAACGCCAAGGTCCTCGTGTTCGACGAGCCCACCGCGGTGCTCACCCCGCAGGAGACCGACGAGCTCATGGGCATGATGCGCCAGCTCAAGGAGCAGGGCACCGCCATCATCTTCATCACCCACAAGCTTCGCGAGGTGCGCGAGGTCGCCGACCGGATCACGGTGATCCGCCTGGGCAAGGTCGTCGGCGAGGCCGAGCCCACCGCGACGAACGCCGAGCTGGCCTCCATGATGGTCGGCCGGGCCGTGTCCCTCCAGGTCGAGAAGGCACCGGCGGAGCCGGGCGAGGCCGCCCTCGTCGTGAAGGACCTCTCGGTCATCGACCCGATCGGCCAGCGCGTGGTCAACCGGGTCAGCTTCGAGGTCCGGGCGGGCGAGATCCTCGCGATCGCGGGCGTCCAGGGCAACGGGCAGACCGAGCTGACGGAGGCGATCATCGGGCTGCAGCCGCGCGTGGAGGGACAGATCCTTCTCGACGGCGCCCCCATCCAGGGCCGCTCGGTGCGGAAGGTGCTCGATGCCGGCGTCGGATTCGTCCCAGAGGACCGCAACGAGGACGGCCTCGTCGGTGAGTTCACCATCCAGGAGAACCTGATGCTGGACCGCTCGACCGATGCCCCGTTCGTCAAGAGCGGGAACATCCAGTTCTCGTATCTGAAGGACTTCGCCGAGGAGAAGGTGCGCGAGTTCGACGTCCGCACCCAGTCGATCGACACGAAGGTCGGGAGGCTCTCCGGCGGCAACGCTCAGAAGGTCGTGCTCGCCCGCGAGCTCAGCCGCGAGCTGCGCCTGTTCGTGGCTGCCCAGCCGACGCGCGGTCTCGACGTGGGGTCGATCGAGTTCGTGCACAAGCGCATCGTCGAGACGCGCGACGCGGGGGTCCCGGTGATCGTCGTCTCGACCGAGCTCGACGAGGTCGCCGCTCTGGCGGACCGGATCGCGGTCATGTACCGCGGGGGGATCGTAGGAATCGTGCCGGGCGACACGTCGCGCGACGTGCTCGGCCTGATGATGGCCGGCGAGACGCCGGACCAGGCAGGAGCAGCAGCATGA
- a CDS encoding ABC transporter permease: MTGTETAPAQPAEPQKPAARPENDDRLNRAVRDIMGGPVVISILAVVLALVAGAILIALTDPNVQRAAGYFFARPGDTFQAIWTSVSNAYTSMFQGAIYNFRRPTFAAGIRPFTETLNFATPLIVSGLGVALAFRVGLFNIGGQGQILIAAATAAWVGFSFTLPPVLHLIVALLAGIAGGAVWAGIVGLLKSRTGAHEVIVTIMLNYIAFYLISFMLRTQGLLQAPGSNNPKAPPIHANAVFPSLLGPQYNLTWAFVVVIAATVFVWWLINRSSLGFRFRAVGENPNAARVAGINVKNVYVYAMLLAGGLVGIAGASQALGVFPSGISSGVDAGIGFDAITVALLGRSRPGGVFIAGLLFGALKAGGYTIQAGGIPIDIVLVMQSLIVLFVAAPPLVRAIFRLPTPGAPPRRPRPIVTKEVAAK, translated from the coding sequence ATGACCGGCACCGAGACGGCCCCGGCGCAGCCCGCGGAACCGCAGAAGCCCGCGGCCCGGCCCGAGAACGACGATCGCTTGAACCGCGCCGTCCGCGACATCATGGGCGGCCCGGTCGTGATCTCGATCCTCGCGGTCGTCCTCGCGCTGGTCGCGGGGGCGATCCTGATCGCGCTGACCGATCCCAACGTCCAGAGGGCGGCCGGCTACTTCTTCGCCCGGCCTGGCGACACGTTCCAGGCGATCTGGACCTCCGTGTCGAACGCGTACACGTCGATGTTCCAGGGCGCGATCTACAACTTCCGCCGTCCGACCTTCGCGGCCGGGATCAGGCCGTTCACCGAGACCCTGAACTTCGCGACCCCGCTGATCGTCAGCGGCCTGGGCGTCGCCCTGGCGTTCCGCGTCGGCCTGTTCAACATCGGAGGCCAGGGGCAGATCCTCATCGCCGCCGCGACGGCCGCGTGGGTGGGCTTCTCCTTCACCCTGCCCCCGGTCCTCCACCTGATCGTCGCGCTGCTCGCGGGCATCGCCGGCGGAGCGGTCTGGGCCGGGATCGTGGGACTCCTGAAGTCGCGCACGGGCGCGCACGAGGTGATCGTCACGATCATGCTCAACTACATCGCCTTCTATCTCATCTCCTTCATGCTCCGCACCCAGGGGCTGCTGCAGGCGCCGGGCTCCAACAACCCGAAGGCGCCGCCGATCCACGCCAACGCCGTGTTCCCCTCCCTGCTCGGACCGCAGTACAACCTCACCTGGGCGTTCGTCGTCGTCATCGCCGCCACGGTGTTCGTGTGGTGGCTGATCAACCGCTCGAGCCTCGGCTTCCGCTTCCGCGCGGTCGGCGAGAACCCGAACGCGGCTCGCGTCGCCGGCATCAACGTGAAGAACGTCTACGTGTACGCGATGCTGCTCGCCGGCGGTCTCGTCGGGATCGCCGGCGCCAGCCAGGCGCTCGGCGTGTTCCCGTCGGGCATCAGCTCGGGGGTCGACGCGGGCATCGGCTTCGACGCGATCACCGTCGCCCTCCTCGGCCGCTCGCGCCCCGGGGGCGTTTTCATCGCCGGCCTCCTGTTCGGCGCGCTGAAGGCCGGCGGCTACACCATCCAGGCGGGCGGCATCCCGATCGACATCGTCCTCGTGATGCAGTCCCTCATCGTCCTCTTCGTCGCCGCGCCGCCGCTCGTGCGCGCGATCTTCCGCCTCCCCACGCCGGGCGCACCGCCCCGGAGACCCCGCCCGATCGTCACGAAGGAGGTGGCGGCCAAGTGA
- a CDS encoding ABC transporter permease, with product MTSAAPVIPDSSPIVLEKAEIRSWKAPIAFGVFVVLSLILFFGFPRHGQSTFRFSEKTDVIKISTLTVDTLTTTIVVTLLLVVLTAVSAWLSWQARKTPIWMVIVFALLFMFGFLAWAGSGQLPVPVTGLLLGTISLSVPLVFGALGGVVSERGGVVNVAIEGQLLAGAFVSAMTASLTGSWLVGLIAAMIAGVLVSFVLAAFSIKYLVDQVIVGVVLNVLVTGLTSFLYSQVLAGNAPLLNHPPRLPEWPIPLLSEIPIIGPVLFHQTIIEYLMYIAIFAVWFGLFKTRWGLRLRSVGEHPEAADTVGINVNGTRFWNVSLAGAIAGLGGAYFTLGSVGAFSKEMTAGQGFIALAAVIFGRWDPIRATLAALLFGFATNLQNVLGIIGSPVPSEFMLMLPYVVTIFAVAGLVGMSRPPAADGKPYTKS from the coding sequence GTGACCTCCGCGGCCCCTGTCATCCCCGACTCCTCGCCCATCGTCCTCGAGAAGGCCGAGATCCGCTCCTGGAAGGCGCCCATCGCCTTCGGCGTGTTCGTCGTCCTCAGCCTCATCCTGTTCTTCGGCTTCCCGCGCCACGGTCAGAGCACCTTCCGCTTCTCCGAGAAGACCGACGTGATCAAGATCTCCACGCTCACGGTCGACACGCTCACCACGACGATCGTCGTGACCCTCCTGCTCGTCGTGCTGACCGCGGTGAGCGCGTGGCTGTCCTGGCAGGCCAGGAAGACGCCGATCTGGATGGTCATCGTCTTCGCGCTGCTGTTCATGTTCGGGTTCCTGGCCTGGGCGGGCTCGGGCCAGCTCCCGGTGCCCGTGACGGGCCTCCTCCTCGGCACGATCAGCCTGTCGGTCCCGCTCGTCTTCGGCGCGCTCGGCGGCGTCGTCTCCGAGCGCGGCGGCGTCGTCAACGTCGCCATCGAGGGTCAGCTGCTGGCGGGCGCGTTCGTGTCGGCGATGACCGCTTCACTGACCGGCAGCTGGCTGGTGGGCTTGATCGCCGCGATGATCGCCGGCGTGCTCGTATCGTTCGTGCTCGCCGCGTTCTCCATCAAGTACCTGGTCGACCAGGTGATCGTCGGCGTGGTGCTGAACGTGCTCGTGACCGGCCTGACGAGCTTCCTGTACTCGCAGGTGCTCGCCGGCAACGCACCGCTGCTCAACCACCCGCCCCGGCTGCCCGAGTGGCCGATCCCGCTGCTCAGCGAGATCCCGATCATCGGTCCGGTGCTGTTCCACCAGACGATCATCGAGTACCTCATGTACATCGCGATCTTCGCCGTCTGGTTCGGGCTGTTCAAGACCCGCTGGGGCCTGCGCCTCCGCTCGGTCGGCGAGCACCCGGAGGCGGCCGACACCGTGGGCATCAACGTGAACGGCACCCGGTTCTGGAACGTCTCGCTGGCGGGCGCGATCGCCGGGCTCGGCGGCGCGTACTTCACCCTCGGGTCCGTCGGGGCGTTCTCGAAGGAGATGACCGCAGGCCAGGGCTTCATCGCGCTCGCCGCCGTCATCTTCGGTCGCTGGGACCCGATCCGCGCGACGCTCGCGGCGCTCCTGTTCGGCTTCGCGACCAACCTGCAGAACGTGCTCGGCATCATCGGCTCGCCGGTCCCGAGCGAGTTCATGCTGATGCTGCCGTACGTCGTGACGATCTTCGCCGTCGCCGGCCTCGTCGGCATGTCCCGTCCGCCGGCGGCCGACGGCAAGCCGTACACCAAGTCGTGA
- a CDS encoding cytidine deaminase: MSDPIDWEALRASAREAMSHAYVPYSRFPVGAAALVDDGRVVSGCNVENASYGVTLCAECGLVSALAMTGGGRLVAFTCVNGDGDVLMPCGRCRQLLYEHSAEGMLLETVSGIRTIDEVLPDAFGPRQLAAYRAEHGIDEE; this comes from the coding sequence ATGAGCGATCCGATCGATTGGGAGGCCCTGCGCGCCTCCGCCCGTGAGGCCATGTCCCACGCGTACGTGCCGTACTCGCGCTTCCCGGTGGGCGCCGCCGCCCTCGTCGACGACGGGCGCGTGGTCAGCGGCTGCAACGTCGAGAACGCCAGCTACGGCGTGACGCTGTGCGCCGAGTGCGGCCTCGTCTCCGCCCTCGCGATGACGGGAGGCGGCCGCCTCGTGGCGTTCACCTGCGTGAACGGCGACGGCGACGTCCTCATGCCGTGCGGCCGCTGCCGCCAGCTGCTGTACGAGCACTCCGCCGAGGGCATGCTGCTCGAGACCGTCTCCGGCATCCGCACCATCGACGAGGTGCTGCCCGACGCGTTCGGCCCCCGCCAGCTCGCCGCCTACCGCGCCGAGCACGGCATCGACGAGGAATGA
- a CDS encoding thymidine phosphorylase, with protein MKRKASVTDHQGAVEAYDAVDLIRTKRDRGELDTGQIDWLIDAYTRGYVGDEQMAAFAMAVFLNGMTRREIKDLTLAMIASGERMDFSGLGRPTADKHSTGGVGDKITLPLMPLVASFGVAVPQLSGRGLGHTGGTLDKLESIPGWRANLSNDEMFAQLRDLGGVICAAGSGLAPADGKLYALRDITGTVEAIPLIASSIMSKKIAEGTGALVLDVKFGSGAFLKDIEKSRELARTMVELGTDAGVATSALLTDMNVPLGLAIGNANEVRESVEVLAGGGPADVVELTIALAREMLALAGRPDEDVAAALADGRAMDSWRATIRAQGGDPDAPLPVARETHTVVADADGVLVEQQALPFGIAAWRLGAGRARKQDPVQHAAGIDLHAKPGDPVRAGQPLFTLSADEPARFERALEALEGAYRIAPPGTPFERGPLIADRIA; from the coding sequence ATGAAGAGGAAAGCATCCGTGACCGACCACCAGGGAGCGGTCGAGGCGTACGACGCCGTCGACCTCATCAGGACGAAGCGCGACCGCGGCGAGCTCGACACCGGCCAGATCGACTGGCTGATCGACGCGTACACGCGGGGCTACGTCGGCGACGAGCAGATGGCCGCGTTCGCGATGGCCGTGTTCCTCAACGGCATGACGCGGCGTGAGATCAAGGACCTGACCCTCGCCATGATCGCCTCGGGCGAGCGCATGGACTTCTCGGGTCTCGGGCGGCCGACGGCCGACAAGCACTCGACCGGCGGGGTGGGCGACAAGATCACCCTCCCGCTGATGCCGCTCGTCGCCTCCTTCGGCGTGGCGGTCCCGCAGCTGTCCGGCCGTGGGCTCGGTCACACCGGTGGCACCCTCGACAAGCTCGAGAGCATCCCCGGGTGGCGTGCGAACCTCAGCAACGACGAGATGTTCGCGCAGCTCCGCGACCTGGGTGGCGTCATCTGCGCGGCCGGCTCCGGTCTCGCCCCGGCCGACGGGAAGCTGTACGCGCTCCGCGACATCACGGGCACGGTGGAGGCCATCCCGCTCATCGCGTCCTCGATCATGTCGAAGAAGATCGCGGAGGGGACGGGCGCGCTCGTCCTCGACGTGAAGTTCGGCTCCGGCGCGTTCCTCAAGGACATCGAGAAGTCCCGCGAGCTCGCCCGCACCATGGTCGAGCTCGGCACGGACGCCGGTGTGGCCACCTCCGCGCTCCTCACCGACATGAACGTGCCGCTCGGACTCGCCATCGGCAACGCGAACGAAGTGCGCGAATCGGTCGAGGTACTGGCGGGAGGCGGTCCCGCCGATGTCGTCGAGCTCACGATCGCGCTCGCCCGCGAGATGCTCGCACTCGCCGGACGCCCCGACGAGGACGTGGCCGCGGCACTCGCCGACGGTCGCGCCATGGACTCCTGGCGGGCGACCATCCGCGCTCAGGGCGGCGACCCGGACGCGCCCCTCCCCGTCGCGCGGGAGACGCACACGGTCGTGGCCGACGCGGACGGCGTGCTCGTCGAGCAGCAGGCTCTCCCGTTCGGCATCGCCGCGTGGCGGCTCGGCGCGGGCCGCGCCCGCAAGCAGGACCCGGTCCAGCACGCCGCCGGCATCGACCTGCACGCGAAGCCGGGCGACCCGGTGCGGGCCGGGCAGCCGCTGTTCACCCTGTCGGCGGACGAGCCGGCGCGCTTCGAGCGGGCTCTGGAGGCGCTGGAGGGCGCCTACCGGATCGCGCCTCCCGGTACGCCCTTCGAGCGCGGACCGCTCATCGCGGACCGGATCGCCTAG
- a CDS encoding DUF262 domain-containing protein, whose product MARNLTSSKGEEFSIQQLAGMAQAGELRIPEFQRSFRWDSDDVVALFDSILKGYPIGSALMWRKAAPQARLVLGALVIDAPEQPGALWVVDGQQRITSLVNAVSPDVFARDPRFQLVYAIERGRIMRPNDARGLLSIPLPELFDVARLLRWLQDNPESAPHASELQDATAVLRDFKLPASVVSQADEQVLRDIFDRVNTAGRRLRGAEIFDAIHRATGQSSSEELSIGAIADRIAAATTFGRLDDATIYQAVLVRRHPDITRDPHFEFDVERRSNSDYPGESREQGYRQAERALTATVDFLLGRAGVPHVTFVPYRFLILVLARYFALFPDPTPRNLELLSWWFWRAATRAPDLNLSGSTATVRTLAGNIVANEEDDSVQRLLRAVESSSAVTLPNPRVLRTNQAASKVILCAMWSLAPRDLETGEPLQSDDLMQLLEGLETPSAAATEIVRRDRLATHLRLSAGNRLIANARDQADLTGRLERSVQVAGPTRDLIWRSHLLDEDLLCLLGSGGFDAFVVGREQLIRQTVERFVTVRTGAGFETTPPLASLDFDEAALEIVEEGFE is encoded by the coding sequence GTGGCTCGAAACCTAACCAGTTCAAAGGGTGAAGAGTTTTCGATTCAGCAGCTAGCTGGGATGGCGCAGGCGGGTGAACTTCGTATTCCAGAGTTTCAGCGCTCATTTCGCTGGGATTCGGACGACGTGGTCGCGCTCTTCGACAGTATTCTCAAGGGCTACCCCATCGGCAGCGCGCTCATGTGGAGGAAAGCGGCACCGCAGGCACGGTTGGTCCTTGGCGCATTGGTCATCGACGCCCCGGAACAGCCTGGCGCTCTGTGGGTCGTAGATGGCCAGCAACGGATTACTAGCCTGGTCAACGCAGTGAGTCCGGATGTTTTTGCCAGGGACCCGCGCTTTCAGCTTGTGTACGCGATTGAGCGCGGCAGAATCATGAGGCCCAACGACGCGCGGGGGCTCCTCTCGATTCCCCTGCCAGAGCTGTTTGATGTCGCGCGATTGCTGAGATGGCTACAAGACAACCCTGAGTCAGCGCCGCATGCGAGTGAACTGCAAGATGCAACCGCGGTCCTGCGCGATTTCAAGTTGCCAGCTTCAGTCGTGAGTCAAGCCGACGAGCAGGTCCTACGCGACATCTTCGACCGTGTAAACACCGCAGGCAGGCGTTTACGCGGGGCCGAGATATTTGACGCTATCCACAGGGCGACCGGCCAGTCTTCCAGCGAAGAACTATCGATTGGGGCCATTGCGGACCGAATTGCCGCGGCTACCACGTTCGGTCGTCTCGACGACGCGACAATCTATCAAGCCGTGCTCGTTAGAAGACATCCTGATATCACCCGCGATCCGCACTTCGAGTTCGACGTCGAGCGTCGTTCGAACTCCGACTACCCGGGGGAATCGCGTGAGCAAGGTTATCGGCAGGCGGAGCGCGCGCTAACGGCCACCGTCGATTTCCTATTGGGCCGCGCGGGCGTGCCTCACGTAACCTTCGTTCCCTACCGTTTTCTGATTCTTGTATTGGCCCGCTACTTTGCGCTCTTTCCCGACCCGACGCCGCGCAATCTCGAACTCTTGTCGTGGTGGTTTTGGCGCGCGGCGACGCGCGCACCAGATCTTAATTTGAGTGGGTCAACGGCAACCGTTCGGACACTGGCCGGCAACATCGTCGCTAATGAAGAAGACGACTCAGTTCAACGACTTCTACGGGCTGTCGAATCGTCCTCGGCAGTGACCCTTCCAAATCCGCGTGTGCTGCGAACGAACCAAGCTGCGAGCAAAGTAATACTCTGCGCAATGTGGTCTTTAGCCCCGCGCGACTTGGAGACGGGCGAGCCACTCCAATCGGACGACCTAATGCAGCTGCTTGAAGGATTAGAGACTCCAAGCGCTGCCGCGACGGAAATTGTGCGCCGCGATCGACTCGCCACGCATCTGAGGCTATCGGCCGGGAATCGATTGATTGCTAATGCGCGCGACCAGGCGGATTTGACTGGACGGCTTGAGCGATCAGTGCAGGTAGCTGGGCCGACTCGTGACTTGATCTGGCGTTCGCACCTCCTTGACGAGGACCTTCTTTGCTTGCTTGGAAGCGGGGGATTCGATGCGTTCGTTGTAGGTCGTGAGCAACTGATACGGCAGACCGTGGAGCGTTTCGTTACGGTCCGTACGGGCGCCGGGTTCGAAACGACGCCCCCCCTGGCGTCGCTCGACTTCGACGAAGCAGCACTCGAGATCGTGGAGGAAGGGTTCGAGTGA
- a CDS encoding type II toxin-antitoxin system HipA family toxin has protein sequence MISRAHAVSLRNSQVGVLAQSGDVARFSFDADYWERENRDVLGLWFEDNPRASPRATLRLPAWFSNLLPEGRLREWIAIDRNVSAEREMELLLRVGRDLPGAVTVAEDGAEGMADAWGDIENPRANPVESPIWKFSLAGVGLKFSMLASGDKLSLPAEHEFGDWIVKLPEPSHRNVPENEFLIMNLARAAGIEVPETRLVHRSDLERLPDNVWPNGEEYAFAIRRFDRADGERVHIEDLAQVRGFYPHEKYSGSFETVAALLYRGVDLSSLDEFVRRMTFNLLVGNGDAHLKNWSVIYEFGRRARISPAYDLVSTIPYFASGEEDLGLKFGGQKRFSAVTRFDFERMAKRLGVGQKSMLAIVDEVIERVLGEVGGLAPLTDLPQFPRKVEDHATAIAAQLGVRPNTVPIV, from the coding sequence GTGATTAGCCGCGCCCACGCTGTTTCCCTACGAAATTCTCAAGTTGGTGTGCTGGCGCAGTCCGGTGACGTTGCTCGATTTTCCTTTGACGCGGACTACTGGGAACGAGAGAACAGGGACGTTCTTGGACTGTGGTTCGAGGACAATCCCAGGGCTTCGCCGAGAGCGACACTCCGACTCCCTGCGTGGTTCTCGAATCTGCTCCCAGAAGGTCGGCTTCGGGAATGGATTGCGATCGACCGGAATGTCTCAGCCGAGCGTGAGATGGAACTCTTGCTACGCGTGGGACGAGATCTCCCTGGTGCCGTCACCGTTGCTGAAGACGGTGCCGAAGGTATGGCCGATGCCTGGGGCGACATCGAGAATCCTCGCGCAAATCCTGTCGAAAGCCCAATCTGGAAGTTTTCGCTCGCGGGGGTGGGACTCAAGTTCTCCATGCTGGCATCTGGCGACAAGCTGAGCCTGCCTGCTGAGCACGAGTTCGGAGACTGGATCGTCAAGCTGCCGGAGCCGTCTCACCGAAACGTTCCAGAGAACGAATTTCTCATCATGAATCTCGCTCGTGCGGCGGGAATTGAGGTGCCCGAGACTCGTCTCGTGCACCGATCTGATTTGGAGCGGCTCCCGGACAACGTTTGGCCGAACGGCGAAGAGTATGCATTTGCCATCCGAAGGTTCGATCGTGCCGACGGCGAGCGAGTCCATATCGAAGACTTGGCTCAAGTCAGAGGCTTCTATCCCCACGAGAAATACAGTGGTTCTTTCGAGACAGTCGCGGCCCTCCTCTATAGAGGAGTCGACCTGTCATCGCTAGACGAGTTCGTTCGCCGCATGACCTTCAACTTGCTGGTCGGGAACGGGGATGCTCATCTTAAGAATTGGTCAGTGATCTACGAATTCGGTAGGCGCGCCCGTATATCACCCGCATACGATCTCGTCTCGACGATTCCTTATTTCGCCAGCGGGGAGGAGGATCTTGGCCTGAAGTTCGGCGGACAGAAACGCTTCTCCGCCGTGACTCGATTCGATTTCGAGCGTATGGCGAAACGCCTCGGCGTTGGCCAGAAGTCGATGCTCGCCATTGTTGACGAAGTTATCGAGCGCGTTCTCGGCGAGGTTGGAGGATTAGCTCCGCTGACGGATCTCCCTCAATTTCCGAGAAAGGTTGAGGACCACGCGACCGCAATAGCGGCTCAACTCGGAGTTCGACCGAACACTGTGCCGATAGTCTGA